A single window of Flavobacterium aestivum DNA harbors:
- a CDS encoding APC family permease, whose translation MEEHKPEEFKRELGLLDGTMLVVGSMIGSGIFIVSADIARQVGSAGWLTLIWVISGLITMIAAVSYGELSAMFPKAGGQYVYLKEAYNKLIAFLYGWSFFAVIQTGTIAAVGVGFSKFAAYLYPPLSDDNILYELGAFKLNAAQIVSIVTIVLLTYINSRGVKNSKIMQTVLTVIKILSLFGLIVFGFMLAAKADIWNANWTDAWSSRAFDVKKGSWMPIGGTALLTGISAAMVGSLFSSDAWNGVTFIAGEIKNPKRNVGLSLFLGTFIVTIIYVMTNLMYLAVIPFQEIAVAKSDRVAVVASQYTFGDMGTIIIALMIMISTFACNNGLIMAGARVYYTMANDGLFLKKAGELNDASVPAWALWVQCIWASLLCLTGKYGDLLDFVIIIVLIFYILTIYGIFILRKKMPDAERPYKAFGYPFLPLGYIIIAAAICVGLLCTKFSTCGWGVLIMLTGIPVYYLTKPKE comes from the coding sequence ATGGAAGAACACAAACCAGAAGAATTTAAAAGAGAACTCGGATTATTAGACGGAACCATGCTTGTGGTGGGATCCATGATAGGTTCAGGGATATTTATAGTAAGTGCTGATATAGCCAGACAAGTAGGATCAGCGGGTTGGCTTACCTTAATATGGGTAATATCAGGATTAATTACCATGATAGCTGCAGTAAGTTACGGAGAATTGAGTGCAATGTTTCCTAAAGCGGGAGGGCAATATGTTTATTTAAAAGAAGCTTATAATAAATTAATAGCTTTTCTGTACGGATGGAGTTTCTTTGCAGTGATTCAAACTGGTACTATTGCTGCAGTAGGAGTAGGATTTTCGAAGTTTGCAGCTTATTTATATCCACCATTAAGTGATGATAATATATTGTATGAATTAGGCGCTTTTAAGCTTAATGCTGCACAAATCGTTTCTATAGTTACAATTGTATTGCTGACTTATATTAATAGCCGTGGAGTAAAAAACAGTAAAATTATGCAAACAGTTTTGACGGTTATTAAGATCTTATCTTTATTTGGTTTGATTGTTTTTGGATTTATGTTGGCTGCTAAAGCCGATATTTGGAATGCTAACTGGACTGATGCTTGGAGTTCAAGAGCTTTTGATGTTAAAAAGGGTTCTTGGATGCCTATTGGGGGTACAGCATTGTTGACTGGAATTTCAGCGGCAATGGTAGGTTCTTTGTTTTCTAGTGATGCTTGGAACGGAGTGACTTTTATTGCAGGTGAAATTAAAAACCCGAAACGTAATGTTGGTTTAAGTTTGTTTTTGGGAACATTTATTGTGACTATTATTTATGTAATGACAAATTTGATGTACCTCGCCGTGATTCCTTTTCAGGAAATTGCAGTAGCAAAATCAGATAGGGTGGCAGTAGTGGCTTCACAATATACTTTTGGAGACATGGGGACAATTATTATAGCTCTGATGATTATGATTTCGACTTTTGCTTGTAACAACGGATTGATTATGGCTGGAGCTCGAGTGTATTATACGATGGCAAATGATGGTTTGTTTCTTAAAAAGGCAGGTGAACTGAACGATGCAAGTGTGCCAGCATGGGCTTTGTGGGTCCAATGTATATGGGCTTCATTATTATGTTTGACAGGTAAATATGGAGATTTATTGGATTTTGTAATCATTATAGTTTTGATTTTTTATATCCTTACGATTTATGGAATCTTTATTCTCAGAAAAAAAATGCCTGATGCAGAAAGACCGTACAAGGCTTTTGGATATCCATTTCTTCCATTAGGTTACATAATTATAGCTGCAGCTATTTGTGTTGGATTATTATGTACTAAGTTTTCTACTTGTGGTTGGGGAGTTTTGATTATGCTTACAGGTATTCCGGTATATTATTTGACGAAACCGAAGGAATAA
- the dapF gene encoding diaminopimelate epimerase: MQLDFYKYQGAGNDFVMIDNRSGFFPKENIQLVAHLCDRRFGVGGDGLILLENDLDTDFKMVYYNSDGNQSSMCGNGGRCLVAFAKDLEVIHDKTTFIATDGLHHATFEDNGLVSLQMIDVPAIDVQKDYSFLNTGSPHHVQMVEDLEHYNVKENGAAIRYGDLYGAAGSNINFVKKIDDTTFRLRTYERGVEDETLACGTGATAVAIAMNATGQTDATAINVNVEGGKLVVSFDKNQNGFTNVFLKGPAEFVFKGVIEI, translated from the coding sequence ATGCAATTAGATTTTTATAAATATCAAGGAGCTGGGAATGATTTTGTTATGATTGACAATCGTTCAGGATTTTTTCCAAAAGAAAATATACAATTGGTTGCTCATTTGTGTGACAGACGTTTTGGAGTAGGGGGAGATGGGCTTATTTTATTAGAAAACGATTTGGATACCGATTTTAAGATGGTGTATTATAATTCAGATGGCAATCAAAGTTCGATGTGTGGTAATGGAGGACGTTGCTTAGTAGCTTTTGCCAAAGATCTGGAAGTAATTCACGACAAAACGACTTTTATAGCTACAGATGGTTTGCATCATGCTACATTCGAGGATAACGGATTGGTTTCTTTACAAATGATAGATGTTCCTGCTATAGATGTTCAAAAGGATTATTCGTTTTTGAATACCGGTTCTCCACATCATGTGCAAATGGTAGAAGATTTGGAGCACTATAATGTAAAAGAAAATGGAGCTGCGATTCGTTATGGGGATTTGTATGGCGCAGCAGGAAGCAATATTAATTTTGTAAAAAAAATAGACGATACCACCTTTAGACTTCGTACCTACGAAAGAGGGGTTGAAGATGAAACGTTGGCTTGTGGAACCGGAGCCACTGCTGTTGCAATCGCAATGAATGCCACAGGACAAACTGATGCTACAGCAATTAATGTGAATGTAGAGGGAGGAAAATTAGTTGTTTCTTTTGATAAAAATCAAAATGGATTTACGAATGTTTTCTTGAAAGGACCTGCAGAATTTGTATTTAAAGGAGTGATAGAGATCTAA
- a CDS encoding Lrp/AsnC family transcriptional regulator: MTLDEIDRKILRLLQEDAHLTLKDISSKINLSLTPVHDRVKRLEKEGVIEKYVSVLNKKKLGKNLTVYCQVTLVRQTFDISDSFNLAILNLPEVVECNFVSGSFDYMLKIVLPDMESYHHFHQKKLSVLPEVSLINSFFIISEVKSTTVLPI; this comes from the coding sequence ATGACTTTAGATGAAATTGACAGAAAAATATTGCGTCTTCTGCAAGAAGATGCGCATCTGACCTTAAAAGATATTTCGAGTAAAATAAATTTGTCTCTTACTCCAGTTCATGATAGGGTTAAACGTCTTGAAAAAGAGGGTGTTATAGAGAAGTATGTCTCAGTTTTGAATAAGAAAAAACTAGGTAAAAACTTAACGGTTTATTGTCAGGTAACTTTGGTTAGGCAGACTTTTGATATATCGGATAGCTTTAATCTGGCTATTTTGAATTTACCCGAAGTGGTAGAGTGTAATTTTGTTTCGGGAAGTTTTGATTATATGTTAAAAATTGTTTTGCCGGATATGGAAAGCTATCATCATTTTCATCAAAAGAAATTATCGGTTTTACCAGAAGTATCTTTGATCAATAGTTTTTTTATTATTTCGGAAGTGAAGAGTACGACAGTTTTACCGATTTAG
- a CDS encoding GNAT family N-acetyltransferase: MITLKGDNIYLRALEPNDLEFIYAMENDQSIWEVSNTHTPYSRFLVKQYLENAHQDIYEAKQLRLAICQDQDFPALGLIDLFDFDPMNHRAGIGIVIQGVENRNQNIGSEALELLIKYSFYNLNLHQLYANIGCENKASIALFTKFGFEKIGIKKDWTFVNGVYKDEAIYQLINN, encoded by the coding sequence ATGATAACACTAAAAGGCGATAATATTTACCTCAGAGCACTTGAACCTAATGATCTGGAGTTCATTTATGCAATGGAGAATGATCAGAGTATTTGGGAAGTGAGTAATACACATACACCCTACAGTCGGTTTTTGGTCAAGCAGTATTTAGAAAATGCTCATCAGGATATTTATGAAGCCAAGCAATTGAGATTGGCAATTTGTCAAGATCAAGATTTTCCGGCTTTGGGACTGATTGATTTGTTTGATTTTGATCCTATGAACCATAGAGCTGGTATTGGTATTGTAATTCAGGGTGTTGAGAACAGGAATCAGAATATTGGATCAGAAGCATTGGAGTTACTTATTAAGTATTCTTTTTATAATCTTAATTTGCATCAGTTATATGCAAATATTGGATGTGAAAATAAGGCTAGTATTGCTCTTTTTACTAAATTTGGTTTCGAAAAAATAGGCATAAAAAAAGATTGGACTTTTGTCAATGGAGTATATAAAGACGAGGCCATTTATCAATTAATCAATAATTAA
- a CDS encoding trypsin-like peptidase domain-containing protein, translating into MKQISKLFLVSLLSGATTLGAYKLLFDNNGYFSSNKHGVTTLAPEYYGRPVGLTPENTDFTIAAEKTIHTVVHVKNVSVRTVTNPIMEFFYGYGGQQQQEQVGTGSGVIISEDGYIVTNNHVVKDATDIEITLNNKKTYKAKLIGTDSKMDIALLKINADEKLPYSTFANSDSVKVGEWVLAVGNPYNLTSTVTAGIVSAKARNLDTRGIQSFIQTDAAVNPGNSGGALVNTRGELIGINTMISSMTGSYVGYSFAVPSNNARKIIEDIMEFGNVQRGILGVEGGELNSTASKELGITETQGFYISKVSKNSGAEKAKLQKGDIIVKLDDQSIATFADLSGYVNTKRPNDKVQVTYLRNGKSMIVPVILSKNETFTIEFKGIELENIDADDKKKFKIDYGVKIKSINNDNLQQYSDELTGNIILSIDNVKATNIESVSKLLNNKDEKQSIRIEMINKNGEVIRIII; encoded by the coding sequence ATGAAACAAATTTCAAAATTATTCTTGGTATCATTGTTGAGTGGTGCTACTACCCTTGGGGCATACAAATTATTATTTGACAACAATGGTTATTTTTCATCCAACAAGCATGGAGTTACAACACTTGCTCCTGAATACTACGGAAGACCTGTTGGCTTAACTCCCGAAAACACTGATTTTACTATTGCAGCAGAAAAAACCATTCACACTGTAGTACACGTAAAAAATGTATCGGTAAGAACCGTTACCAATCCTATAATGGAATTCTTTTACGGATATGGAGGACAACAACAGCAAGAACAAGTGGGAACAGGATCAGGCGTTATTATTTCTGAAGACGGTTATATTGTAACTAATAATCATGTTGTAAAAGATGCAACTGATATTGAAATTACTTTAAACAATAAGAAAACATACAAAGCGAAACTCATTGGAACCGATTCTAAAATGGATATTGCTTTACTGAAAATTAATGCCGACGAAAAATTACCATATTCTACGTTTGCCAATTCAGATTCAGTTAAGGTAGGAGAATGGGTATTGGCAGTAGGAAATCCATATAACTTAACTTCGACTGTAACAGCAGGAATCGTTTCGGCCAAAGCCAGAAATCTAGATACCAGAGGGATTCAATCTTTTATACAAACTGATGCCGCGGTAAATCCTGGTAACAGTGGTGGTGCACTAGTAAATACTCGTGGTGAGCTAATAGGAATCAACACAATGATTTCTTCTATGACAGGTTCTTATGTTGGATACTCTTTTGCGGTTCCTTCTAATAATGCCCGAAAAATAATCGAGGACATTATGGAATTTGGAAATGTACAAAGAGGAATTCTAGGTGTTGAAGGAGGCGAGCTAAACAGCACAGCATCCAAAGAATTGGGCATTACAGAGACACAAGGTTTCTATATTAGTAAAGTATCCAAAAACTCGGGAGCCGAAAAAGCTAAATTACAAAAAGGAGATATCATCGTAAAATTAGACGACCAAAGTATTGCCACTTTCGCAGATCTTTCAGGTTATGTAAACACCAAAAGGCCTAACGACAAAGTTCAGGTAACTTACCTACGAAACGGTAAATCAATGATTGTACCCGTTATTTTGAGTAAAAATGAAACTTTTACAATCGAATTCAAAGGTATCGAGCTCGAAAATATTGATGCAGATGATAAAAAGAAATTCAAAATTGATTATGGAGTAAAAATTAAGTCCATCAACAATGATAATTTACAACAATACAGTGATGAACTTACTGGAAATATCATTTTAAGCATTGATAATGTGAAAGCAACGAACATTGAATCAGTTTCTAAACTTTTAAATAATAAGGATGAAAAACAAAGTATTCGTATCGAAATGATTAATAAAAACGGAGAAGTCATTCGAATAATTATCTAA
- the ald gene encoding alanine dehydrogenase, which translates to MIIGVPKEIKNNENRVALTPAGVAEMKNHGHTVYVQATAGEGSGFEDEEYTAAGAVILPTIEEVYNIAEMIIKVKEPIASEYNLIKKDQLLFTYFHFASSEELTHAMIERQAICLAYETVEKTDRSLPLLVPMSEVAGRMAIQQGAKYLEKPLKGRGILLGGVPGVPPAKVLILGGGIVGTQAAKMAAGLGAQVTIMDVSLARLRYLDDVMPANVTTIMSNHYNISKEITDADLIVGAVLIPGAKAPHLIKRDMLKLMRPGTVVVDVAVDQGGCIETCTPTTHENPTFIIDEIVHYCVANMPGAVPYTSTLALTNATLPYALQLANKGWEKACADNEELNKGLNIAKGKILYKGVADAWNLPLN; encoded by the coding sequence ATGATAATCGGTGTACCAAAAGAAATCAAGAATAACGAAAATCGTGTTGCTCTAACTCCAGCAGGTGTTGCTGAGATGAAAAACCACGGACATACTGTTTATGTTCAAGCAACTGCAGGTGAAGGAAGCGGTTTTGAAGATGAAGAATATACTGCAGCTGGTGCTGTAATCTTACCAACTATTGAAGAGGTATACAATATTGCCGAAATGATTATCAAAGTAAAAGAGCCTATAGCTTCTGAATACAATTTAATCAAAAAAGATCAATTACTTTTCACTTACTTCCACTTTGCATCATCAGAGGAGTTAACTCATGCAATGATTGAGCGTCAAGCTATTTGTTTAGCTTACGAAACAGTTGAAAAAACAGATCGTAGCTTACCTTTATTAGTACCAATGTCTGAAGTTGCTGGTCGTATGGCTATCCAACAAGGTGCTAAATATCTTGAAAAACCATTAAAAGGAAGAGGAATTCTTCTTGGTGGTGTTCCAGGTGTTCCTCCAGCTAAAGTATTAATTCTTGGTGGTGGAATTGTAGGAACTCAAGCAGCTAAAATGGCAGCAGGTTTAGGAGCTCAAGTTACTATTATGGATGTGAGTTTAGCACGTTTACGTTATTTAGATGATGTTATGCCTGCAAACGTAACTACAATTATGTCTAATCACTATAACATTAGCAAAGAAATTACTGATGCAGATTTAATCGTTGGTGCAGTATTAATTCCAGGAGCAAAAGCACCTCACTTGATCAAACGTGACATGCTAAAATTAATGCGCCCAGGAACTGTTGTAGTAGACGTAGCGGTAGATCAAGGTGGATGTATCGAAACTTGTACTCCTACAACTCACGAAAACCCAACTTTTATCATTGACGAAATCGTACATTACTGTGTAGCTAACATGCCAGGTGCTGTTCCTTATACATCTACATTAGCATTAACAAACGCTACTTTACCTTATGCTTTACAATTAGCAAACAAAGGATGGGAAAAAGCATGTGCTGACAACGAAGAATTAAACAAAGGATTAAACATTGCAAAAGGAAAAATCCTTTACAAAGGAGTAGCTGATGCTTGGAATCTTCCTTTGAATTAA
- a CDS encoding peptidoglycan-binding protein LysM → MIKKWYYCASLIVVVAYLSSGFKPSKLESTPWFLINETDDTSYLLPSLNVSDYTNSEIPYTGNFFIGYKEAIGFKESQGKYKKINSLGYLGKYQFGIETLKTIGIYNSSAFLNSPRMQEKAFIALLSKNKWELRAIIEKYDGAVLNGTRITESGILAAAHLAGVGSVKKYFRYNGKRFIKDAYGTSLRSYLKRFGGYDTSFIIADSSASVI, encoded by the coding sequence ATGATAAAAAAATGGTATTATTGCGCAAGTTTGATTGTTGTTGTAGCTTATTTAAGCTCCGGTTTTAAACCCTCCAAATTAGAATCTACCCCATGGTTTCTAATTAACGAAACAGATGATACATCCTACTTACTACCATCATTAAATGTGAGCGATTATACCAATTCTGAAATTCCTTATACAGGAAATTTTTTTATTGGTTATAAAGAAGCAATCGGCTTCAAAGAATCACAAGGAAAATACAAAAAAATTAATTCTCTCGGCTATTTAGGAAAATACCAATTTGGTATTGAAACGTTAAAAACTATTGGTATTTACAATAGTAGTGCTTTTTTGAACAGTCCTAGAATGCAGGAAAAAGCTTTTATTGCCCTTTTGTCTAAAAATAAATGGGAGTTAAGAGCTATTATCGAAAAGTATGATGGTGCCGTTTTAAACGGAACCAGAATTACTGAGTCTGGTATTTTGGCAGCTGCACATCTTGCTGGTGTGGGGTCTGTTAAAAAATATTTCAGATATAATGGGAAGCGCTTTATTAAAGACGCTTATGGAACTTCTTTAAGAAGTTATTTGAAAAGATTTGGCGGTTATGACACTTCGTTTATTATTGCTGATAGTTCTGCAAGTGTAATTTAA
- the mltG gene encoding endolytic transglycosylase MltG → MNVKKVVSISAVVIVSILIVYGFVLITQIFSDNTKFSEKELYVYVPTGSDYDQVKKIIAPYVKHMDRFEMVAGKTSYPENVKPGRFLFKKGMSSYDLVRTMKVNDPVRLAFNNQERLENFAGRVGSQLEPDSLELLNTFRDSVFLKENGFTEENVLVMFIPNTYEIYWNTSAEKFRDKMIKEYRNFWNKERTAKAAAQGLTPIQATILASIVHKESVKKDERPRIAGVYLNRMRLEMPLQADPTVIFAMKLKSNDFNQVIKRVFYNDLIMKHPYNTYVNIGLPPGPIAMPDITALEAVLNPEKHNYIYFCASVDRFGYHEFAATLSEHNINAKKYSDWINNQGVQR, encoded by the coding sequence TTGAACGTAAAGAAAGTAGTATCTATAAGTGCTGTAGTAATTGTATCCATTTTGATTGTTTACGGTTTTGTTTTGATAACCCAAATATTTAGTGACAATACAAAATTTTCAGAAAAAGAGTTGTATGTCTATGTGCCAACAGGATCAGACTATGATCAAGTAAAGAAAATAATTGCTCCGTATGTTAAACATATGGATCGTTTTGAAATGGTAGCTGGAAAAACGAGCTATCCAGAAAATGTGAAGCCAGGACGCTTTTTATTTAAAAAAGGAATGAGTAGTTATGATTTGGTTAGAACAATGAAAGTTAATGATCCAGTAAGATTAGCTTTCAATAATCAAGAGCGTTTAGAAAATTTTGCAGGAAGAGTAGGTTCTCAATTAGAGCCTGATAGCTTAGAGTTATTGAATACTTTCAGAGATTCTGTTTTCTTGAAAGAAAATGGATTTACAGAAGAGAATGTTCTTGTAATGTTTATTCCTAACACCTATGAAATTTACTGGAATACTTCGGCGGAGAAGTTTCGAGATAAAATGATTAAAGAATATCGTAATTTTTGGAATAAAGAACGAACAGCTAAGGCAGCGGCTCAGGGCTTAACGCCAATTCAAGCTACCATTTTGGCTTCGATAGTGCATAAGGAATCCGTTAAGAAAGATGAGAGACCAAGAATTGCAGGAGTTTATTTGAATAGAATGAGATTAGAAATGCCATTGCAGGCTGATCCAACAGTAATTTTTGCAATGAAATTGAAATCAAATGATTTTAATCAAGTAATCAAAAGAGTGTTTTATAACGATTTGATTATGAAACATCCTTATAATACCTATGTAAATATTGGCCTTCCTCCAGGACCAATTGCTATGCCAGACATTACAGCACTAGAGGCAGTTCTAAATCCTGAGAAACATAATTATATCTATTTCTGTGCAAGTGTAGATCGTTTTGGTTATCATGAATTTGCGGCAACTTTGTCAGAGCATAATATTAATGCAAAAAAATATTCTGATTGGATTAATAATCAAGGGGTACAGCGCTAG
- a CDS encoding glyceraldehyde-3-phosphate dehydrogenase produces MNNMDLYEKEVSFQADRRRSGVELIKIISDLWYDKSIELVLFRNQLIDRNVSEIINLHEYAGKFVGKPISVSDSVEIANVILTLDLPPSKLDIGKLTYEYRLEDEKYPDARHFVIEKLKGAKLSEEIQPKDVVLYGFGRIGRLLARELMSKTGKGEQMRLRAIVTRDKNDATSLEKRASLLRYDSIHGDFQGSVIADPDNNALIINGTTVHIITANTPEEIDYTQYGINNALVIDNTGAFTTQEALSRHLTSKGTSKVLLTAPGKGVPNIVHGVNQNEYNPDEIDIFSAASCTTNAITPILKAIEDTLGVVKGHLETIHAYTNDQNLVDNMHKKYRRGRAAALNMVITETGAGTAVAKALPSLEGKLTSNAIRVPVPNGSLVVLNLEVTKETSVEELNTIMKKYALEGELVEQIKYSLNNELVSSDIVGTSAPSIYDSNATIVSKDGKNIVLYIWYDNEYGYSHQVIRLAKYIAKVRRFTYY; encoded by the coding sequence ATCAACAACATGGATTTATACGAAAAAGAGGTTTCGTTTCAAGCCGACAGAAGACGTTCAGGAGTAGAATTAATTAAAATCATTAGCGATTTGTGGTACGACAAATCCATTGAATTGGTTTTATTCCGTAATCAATTAATTGACAGGAACGTAAGTGAAATTATCAACTTACACGAATATGCAGGTAAATTTGTAGGCAAACCTATTTCGGTTTCTGACTCAGTAGAAATTGCCAATGTGATTCTTACTTTAGACTTACCGCCTTCAAAATTAGATATTGGTAAACTTACTTACGAGTATCGATTAGAAGATGAGAAATATCCAGATGCTAGACATTTTGTTATAGAAAAATTAAAAGGAGCTAAATTATCCGAAGAAATTCAACCTAAAGACGTTGTTCTTTATGGTTTTGGCCGTATTGGACGCTTATTGGCACGTGAGCTAATGTCTAAGACAGGAAAAGGAGAACAAATGCGCTTGAGAGCTATCGTTACGAGAGACAAAAACGATGCTACCAGCCTAGAAAAAAGAGCTTCATTATTACGTTACGATTCTATTCACGGAGATTTCCAAGGGTCTGTTATTGCTGATCCGGACAACAATGCTTTAATTATCAACGGTACAACTGTTCATATCATTACAGCGAACACTCCTGAAGAAATTGACTACACACAATACGGGATCAATAATGCTTTAGTGATTGACAATACAGGTGCATTCACTACTCAAGAAGCATTGAGCCGTCATTTAACTTCAAAAGGAACAAGCAAAGTATTACTTACTGCACCTGGAAAAGGAGTTCCAAATATCGTTCATGGTGTAAACCAAAACGAGTACAATCCAGACGAAATAGATATTTTCTCTGCTGCTTCTTGTACAACTAATGCTATCACTCCAATCTTAAAAGCGATTGAAGATACATTAGGAGTTGTAAAAGGACACTTAGAAACTATTCACGCTTATACAAACGATCAAAACTTGGTCGACAATATGCACAAAAAATACCGTCGTGGTAGAGCTGCTGCACTTAACATGGTTATCACCGAAACTGGTGCTGGTACCGCTGTTGCAAAAGCATTACCATCATTAGAAGGTAAATTAACATCAAATGCTATTCGTGTACCAGTTCCAAACGGATCATTGGTTGTTTTAAATCTTGAAGTAACTAAAGAAACTTCAGTTGAGGAACTTAACACCATCATGAAAAAATATGCACTTGAAGGCGAATTGGTAGAGCAAATCAAATATTCATTGAATAATGAATTGGTTTCATCAGATATCGTAGGAACTTCGGCACCTTCTATATATGACAGCAATGCTACAATTGTATCTAAAGATGGAAAAAACATAGTATTATACATCTGGTATGACAACGAATACGGGTATAGCCACCAAGTTATTCGACTTGCCAAATACATTGCTAAAGTAAGACGTTTTACGTACTACTAG